The Pseudofrankia sp. DC12 region TCGTCGACGAAGTCCTGCAGTGTCGTCGTCGCGAGCTGGTTGTGGGCGGTGTACGTGTAGGAGGTGATCGTGCCGTTCGGGTCGGTCTTCGTCGCGACGTTGCCGTTCGGGTCGTACGTCGTCGCATAGGTGGACCAGGGGAAGCTGCCCGCGCCGGCGGTGTGGTAGGTCTCCCGGTCGTCGTCGTCATAGGCGTAGGTGGTGGTGCGGGCGGTGTCGCCGCCGGTGGCGTCGGAGACCGTGACTTGGGTCTTGTTGCCGTTGTCGTCGTAGGTGTTCGTCGTGACTCTGGTGTGCACCACTGAGGTGACCAGGTTCGTCACTCCGGGTTCGGTGACCTGGGCGATCTGCCCCAGCTTCGTGTAGGCGTAGGTCGTGGTGAGGCCGGCGGGGAAGGTGTTGGAGGTCTCCTTCGAGGTGAGCCGGCGGCCTAGCTCGTCGTAGGTGTAGTCATGCACCAGCCCGGCGGTGTTCTGGTCGCGGCAAAGGTCACCCTTGGCGTCATAGCCAGCGGTGTCGGTCTTGCCGCGTTCGTCGGTGTGGGAGATCTGCAGGCCGCGCGGGATCGTCCCGGCGCCGGCCACCGCGGCCTCGGTGCCGGCGGAGAACGCCCACGTCTCGGTCCGGCCCGACGGGTAGCCGGGGGTGGCCGGGTCGGTCCGCGCGACGAGCTGACCGAAGCTGTTGTAGCTGTAGAAAGTCGCGTAGGTGTTGTCGGACGCGGATGCCGATCGGCCGTCGCGGTCGATGGTGATGAGGTCGTTGCGCGGGTCGCCTGGCGCGCCGAGGTAGTAGCTGTAGTACTCGGTGTTCACGAGCAGGACGCCGGCGTAGTACGCGCGGGCTTGGGAGCGGGACAGTACGTTCCCGCGGGTGTCGGTCTGGGTCTGGACGATGTTGCCGTTCTCGTCGATGACCTGGTAGAGGAAGCCGCGGTCGTTGTAGACGAACTGGCGGTTGCCGATGCTGTCGCGCTGGGAGATCAGCTGGCCGTCGTGATACTCGTAGTCGACGGCGTTAGCCCGCGGGTCGGTCACCCGGACGACCGTGTTCGGGCTGGTCGCGGTGACGGCATAGGTCGTGCGGTTGCTCAGCCCGTCCTCGCGCCAGGCCACCGTGCCGTCGGTGTTGTAGCCGATGATCGCGTCGACGTTCCCCGCGGGCAACGTGACCTTGCCGAGTTTTCCGTTGTAGGCGTAGTCGTACGTCGTCGGGTGGGTTGTGTGCGGGGCAGTGGCGGAGGTCAGCTGGTCGCCTGTATAGGCGTACGCCCAGGTCAGCGGGCCGGAGTAGGCCGCGACGCTCTGGGTGGCCACGCTGGTGACATGGGCGCCGGTCCAGGTCAGGGACAGCGACCGCAGCGTGGTCAGGTTCGCGACCGTGCTCAGGTGGACGTTGCTGTCGTAGGTCAGCTCAAGCTGGCGGCCGGCGACGTCGGTGACCTTCGCCAGCTTGCCGTCGGAGCGGAACGTGTACGCGGTCCCGGACTTCTCGGTCAGCGTCGTCGCCGCGGTGAGGGTGACGTCGTCGAGACGCCCGGAGCCGGTCGCCTCAGCGAACGGGCCGGCCCGACTGCCGTAGAACAGCGCGAGATCGTTCGCCGACAGGATCTGAAGGCCGTTGCGCTGCAGGTAGATGTTCGGCCCGTTCGTGATCACCGTCATGGTGTCCGACGCCGTGCAGCACGTCCCCGCGCTCGACGTCGCGACGATCGTCTCGGTACCCCCGACTCGCTTGATCAGCTGCCAGGTTCCCGCCGACGGCTGGGCCACGACCCGCCAGTAGTCATTCCCACCCGCATACCGGAACGCCAGTCCCAGGCCGGTCTGGGCCACCGGCATCTTGAACGAGAACGTGCCGTCGGCGGCGGCGGACACGGTCGCGGCATTGCGGTTCCCGGACGCGGCGGCGAGATACGCCGCGTTGCTGGAGATGCCCCAGGTGCCGTTGCCCAGCCCCGGAAGTGTCTGCGTCTGCCACTGCTCCCCGGTGTCGGTGGTCCCCAGCGACGTCGAGGAGTTGGCCCGGGTGAAGCTGTCACGGTGCTGGTCGTCCAGGATCGTGATCGAGCCGAGCCGGCCGGCTCCTGTCTGGTAGGCGTACAGCCCGGCCTTCGTCGCGGTCGATAGGGTGCTGTCGGTCACCGAGCCGACTGCCTGGTCGTTGCGGTAGACCGTCAGTGTCGAGCCGGACATCCGCACCGCATAGCTGTCCGACGCCGCGCAGCAGGCCCCGGCGAACGTCGCGACGTTCGTCCACGCCGAGGACACCCGCTTGGTCAGAACGAGGGAGTTCGTCGACGGCATGACCTGCAGGACCCACAGGTTCGAGGCATCTTGGACGCGGAAGGCGATGCCCATCGAGTCCTGCGCCACCGGCGCGGTGAACCGCACCGTCCCGTCCGACGGCGACGGCATCACCGCGAACGAGTTGGTCCCCGAGACCGCGTAGGCGGCGTTGCCGTTGATCCCCCAGGTACCCGACAGCACCTGCCAGGTCTCGCCGGTATCCGCCTGACCCAGCGAGCTCGTCGAGTTCGGCGCGGTGAACGACGCCACGGCCGGGCTCGGCGCCTGCATCAGCGAGTAGTAGCCATCCTGTGGCTGGAACGTGCCCGACCAGTTCCGGCCGAATCTGCTGTCGCGCCCGTCGGGATACCGGACGACCAGGTTTCCCTCACCGGAGTCGTCGACCCGGACGTTCTGGTCCCACTGTGACGACCAGCCCGTCCCAAACATCCCCACCGAGGAGTTGGCACTGTTGTAGGTCCGGGTCAGATCCAGGTTCGGCCCCGCCCCCGCCACCGAGACATCGGTCGTCGACGAGGCATAGCTCCTGATCAGCGGCGACACCGAACCGACCGACGGCACGTAGGGGTCACCACCGAGATGCGCGGTGGTCGTCGGCGCCGGGACCTGGGCGTAGATCGTCATCGGCGCCGTCCATGCGCTGTAGGTCCCGCCCAAGGCGACCCGGCCCCGCCAGTAGTACGGGTATCCCCAGGCCAGCGCGTTCACCGGCACCTGCCACGACGAACTCGAGATCACGCCGCCCGACGACGCGCAGAACCCGCTGTTCGCATCCGTGCCGGAGCAGATCTCGAACTCGTAGCTCAAGCCGGACTGGTTGCCGCTCAGCGACAGCACCGGGCGCAGCGTCCCGACCCGCTCGGCGTCCAACGGCGTCGACCCCGTCACCGCCACCCCACCCGCGGGTGGGGCGACCAGCGCGACCGGCAGCATCGCGATGCCGTGGGTGGAGAAGAACGCCCCGCCCGTGCCGGTGTCCTGCATGTCGAACTTGACGATGTAGCTACCCGCCGGCGGCGGGCTAACGGTCGCCTGGACATCGACGGTCTGGCCTCGGGCGACCGCGACCGGCAGGTTCGTCTGGTAGCCCTGCGCGACGATCTGTGTGGTCCCGGTTGCGTCGTACACGTGGTAGGACAGCTTGTAGTTCCCGTTCGCCGGCCACGTCGACTGGCCCAGGTTCGTCACCCGAACCTTGAGCTTCCCGGGCTGGGTCGCGGTCAACGCCTGGTCCCAGACCGGTGATCCCGTCGGCCACGTGTACGACGCGCCGTACGGCGACCAGGTGATCGACAGCTTCGGCCGGTAATCGGTACCCGACCCCGCCGCCCCACAGGCACAGTCCTGCGAGGCGAACTCCTTGTACTGCGCGACGTCGATCGACGACGCCCGGATCGACAGGCCGTTGTTCGCCGTCGACCCGTCGTTCCACCCCTGCACCAGCGCCGTCAGCCGCGAGTCACTGAACGCCTCCCAACCGGCGTCACAGCCCGAGGTGCCGGTCTGGTGAGAGAACGTCGACTGCGCGACCTCACCACCGATCGACGCACCCGGCCAGACCATCGTCGTGCCGTTCCACGCCCCGGTCACCCCGTACAGCGACACCGGATGCGCCGTACACGCGTCATGCGACGCCGTGTTGTACAGCGACACCTGCGCCGAAAGGATGTTCGCGTTCGCCAGAGCACTGTTGTTCGGGAAATGCACGTAGGCCCGGTTCTCATCCCCGGACACCGCCAGGCCCGCCCGCAGCGCGCCGTCGGTCGCGTGCGACGTGCTCGGCGTCGCCGCCGACACATACGTGTCATCCGTCGTCGCCGCGATCTGCGTCACCGTCGGGTCCACCCGCACCGGGAACACCCGCCCCGACGCCGAAAGCCAACCGGCATCCAGGTCGACGTGCAGCACCGGGGTGCCCGCGTCGTCGGTGAGGCTGTAGGTGACCCCTTCGGACACCGCCCCGGCGGCGTCTTGCATCCAGCCACGGGGGATCAGCGCGACCGCCTTGCCACTCTGGTCGGCGAGGACCACCTGGCCGGTCTTGTCCAGGCTCGCGGTCAGCCCTTCCAGGGTCAGCGGGAACGCCCAGCTCGTCGGCGCCCCGGCCGACCGCAGGATCAGGGACTCCTTCAGGCCGGTGGCCGCCGCGGACAGTTCCACATCCGCGCCAGCCCGCGCCCCGGTGAACGTAACCGCGTTGTCGTCGGCCTTCCCCGTCGCCGTGGTCGCGCCGTCCAACGCGAAGGCAACCGACTGGCCCTGGCCGACCTCGACCTGCGCGAGCTGCGGGTCATCCGCCCTTGCCGCGATGTCCACCGGCGCCGGCGCGGACGCCGTCTCATGCCGGCCGTCGGCCGCGTCGACCAGCTGGGTGTCCACATCGACCCACTGACCTGAGGCATCGCGCAGCCGGGTCGGCTGCGCGGTCAGCTCCGTCGTATACGTGCCATCAGGGTTGTGGAACACCGTCGCGTTCGACGAACGAGCGGAGGTGACCTCGGTCCGGCCCGCCTGCGCGGCCACATCGGTGTCGGTCAGCGCCGGCGCGAGCTCATCGGCTGACGGCTGGTCCGCGTCCGCCGGCACCTCCGGCAGGACCACCTCCCCGGCCGGCGCGTCCGCCGCCGCCGGGTACACCACCCGATGCGGCACCGGCTGCGGGGTGTCCGGCACCGCGTCGGCGACCGCGCCCGCTTTCGCCACCACATCGGCGACCTTCGGAGCGCCGTCCCGCGACGTCGCCGACGCCGGGACCAGACTGTCCCGGCCCGCCGCCGTCCCGTTCGTCGACTCCGGCAGCTTCACGTCCTTGAACGGATTCTGCTCCGAGAGCGGCACCAGCTTCGGCGAGGTCACGCGGTCGTAGACGACCAGCGACAGTCCGGTCAGGACGAGCACCGGCACGAGCAGGAGCGCGACGCGCTGCGCGCGCGCACGGCGGCGCCACATCTTCTGGCCGAAGGTCACAGAACGTCGCACAGGCGAGCGCCAGCCGGGCATCACGCAGCTCCGAACACGTAAGAGAACACACCGGACCAGCACCGCCAGGCACAGAAAAACAGCCCAGGGCGCCAAGGAAAAAGAAAGAAGCCCGCAGGGCAAGCCGCGCCCGCGAAAGGCAGCGGCGGCCATGCGACGAAAACCGGACACAGGGCGATTCCCAAGGGTGAGGGAACCGGCTCCTGACGCTTCATTGCGCCCGGCGAAACCACGGGCCCAGACCAGATACCGGTCACGGGCCCACAGTGGTGAAGTTCTACTGCGGAGCAGACTATGGCGGCCCAACGACCCCACGTCAAGCGTCGCATCCAACGCCCAGGAACGGCGCTCAGCCAGCGGATCGATGCAGCAGGCCAGGACAGGCTGCATGCGGAACGAACACCACGCCGAGGACCACGGTTCGCGATAACGTCGAGTGACTATCCACAGGCGCACGCGTTACCGAGATGCGTGCGCGGTACCCGGAACACCGCCAGTGGCGTACCCAGACAGCCCTGTGACCTGCTACTCTCTGGCTGTTTCAAGATTTTCTGTGAGTTTCCTTTGCGGAGGCATCGACGGACTGGCACGATGGCGTCCCCCACCCCAGAACCACCCTCCGGCCGAGCCGAAAAACTCAGGCGCAACGTTCTCCACATGCCCCGAGACGATCTTCGCGCACTCGACGCGCGCCCCTGCTCACGATTTTCACAAGCCCTCGCACGGTGTCGGCGCAGCCATGTCCTAAAAACAAACTTCAACCTCGGAGAAGGCTTCGAGCAGACGTCACCACAGCAGTTCTTCAGACCGGCTAGTCGCCGGGCTCTGCCGCCAAGGCGAGCCCGCTATCCGTTGTGCGTGTAAATCCGGCTGACGGCTGCACGCGCGTCGGGGCCACACCCTCCCTGAGGGTCGCGGAGAAGGAACGGGCCGAACGTGAGACGGAAAACATCCGTGCCCGAATCATCGGCGTCCGAGCGGGCATCGCCGACGGCTTCGAGGGCACAGGCGGCTCCGCCTGCCCCATCTCCCGGCGACGCCGCCGTCTCGCCCCAGGCACAACCGGCCGCGGACCCTCTGGCGAACACGCCCGCGCCCACTGAGCAGGTCGTTCGGCAGGTCCGACGGCCACAGGGACGCCATCGCAGGATCCAGGCACACACGGAAGCCGTCCACCGGCTGCGGACCATCGGCCTGCCGACCGTCGGACTACCCGCCGTGCTCGCGTTGCTGATCGTCTGCCAGTCACCGCAGCACAGCGATGACACCTCCGCCGGCAGCCAGCCCGTCCCACCGGCCACGGGCACGAGCTACCCAATGCCGTCGCTCGACCCGGACAGCCTGCCCGCCGGCTACACCACCCCAAGCCCCGGCGACGCCGGCGACGCACAGGTACCGACCGGCGCACTTGCGACCGCCGCCGCCGCGCCCGGCGCACCAGCCGGCCTGGTCACCCTCACCAGCTCCGACCGCCGGATCCCCGCGCCGGTCCTCGCCGCCTACCAGCAGGCCGCCACCGCCCTCGCCGGCGAGCTACCGGGCTGTCACCTGCGCTGGCAGCTGCTCGCCGGGATCGGCAAGGTCGAGTCCGGCAACGCCACCGGCCGCCAGATCAGCCTCAACGGCACGGTCTCCCCCACCATCCTGGGCCCCCGCCTCACCGGCGCCAGCGGCTTCGCACGGATCCTCGACACCGACCACGGCGCCCTCGACGGCGACACGACCTACGACCGCGCCGTCGGGCCGCTGCAGTTCCTG contains the following coding sequences:
- a CDS encoding DNRLRE domain-containing protein, with product MRRSVTFGQKMWRRRARAQRVALLLVPVLVLTGLSLVVYDRVTSPKLVPLSEQNPFKDVKLPESTNGTAAGRDSLVPASATSRDGAPKVADVVAKAGAVADAVPDTPQPVPHRVVYPAAADAPAGEVVLPEVPADADQPSADELAPALTDTDVAAQAGRTEVTSARSSNATVFHNPDGTYTTELTAQPTRLRDASGQWVDVDTQLVDAADGRHETASAPAPVDIAARADDPQLAQVEVGQGQSVAFALDGATTATGKADDNAVTFTGARAGADVELSAAATGLKESLILRSAGAPTSWAFPLTLEGLTASLDKTGQVVLADQSGKAVALIPRGWMQDAAGAVSEGVTYSLTDDAGTPVLHVDLDAGWLSASGRVFPVRVDPTVTQIAATTDDTYVSAATPSTSHATDGALRAGLAVSGDENRAYVHFPNNSALANANILSAQVSLYNTASHDACTAHPVSLYGVTGAWNGTTMVWPGASIGGEVAQSTFSHQTGTSGCDAGWEAFSDSRLTALVQGWNDGSTANNGLSIRASSIDVAQYKEFASQDCACGAAGSGTDYRPKLSITWSPYGASYTWPTGSPVWDQALTATQPGKLKVRVTNLGQSTWPANGNYKLSYHVYDATGTTQIVAQGYQTNLPVAVARGQTVDVQATVSPPPAGSYIVKFDMQDTGTGGAFFSTHGIAMLPVALVAPPAGGVAVTGSTPLDAERVGTLRPVLSLSGNQSGLSYEFEICSGTDANSGFCASSGGVISSSSWQVPVNALAWGYPYYWRGRVALGGTYSAWTAPMTIYAQVPAPTTTAHLGGDPYVPSVGSVSPLIRSYASSTTDVSVAGAGPNLDLTRTYNSANSSVGMFGTGWSSQWDQNVRVDDSGEGNLVVRYPDGRDSRFGRNWSGTFQPQDGYYSLMQAPSPAVASFTAPNSTSSLGQADTGETWQVLSGTWGINGNAAYAVSGTNSFAVMPSPSDGTVRFTAPVAQDSMGIAFRVQDASNLWVLQVMPSTNSLVLTKRVSSAWTNVATFAGACCAASDSYAVRMSGSTLTVYRNDQAVGSVTDSTLSTATKAGLYAYQTGAGRLGSITILDDQHRDSFTRANSSTSLGTTDTGEQWQTQTLPGLGNGTWGISSNAAYLAAASGNRNAATVSAAADGTFSFKMPVAQTGLGLAFRYAGGNDYWRVVAQPSAGTWQLIKRVGGTETIVATSSAGTCCTASDTMTVITNGPNIYLQRNGLQILSANDLALFYGSRAGPFAEATGSGRLDDVTLTAATTLTEKSGTAYTFRSDGKLAKVTDVAGRQLELTYDSNVHLSTVANLTTLRSLSLTWTGAHVTSVATQSVAAYSGPLTWAYAYTGDQLTSATAPHTTHPTTYDYAYNGKLGKVTLPAGNVDAIIGYNTDGTVAWREDGLSNRTTYAVTATSPNTVVRVTDPRANAVDYEYHDGQLISQRDSIGNRQFVYNDRGFLYQVIDENGNIVQTQTDTRGNVLSRSQARAYYAGVLLVNTEYYSYYLGAPGDPRNDLITIDRDGRSASASDNTYATFYSYNSFGQLVARTDPATPGYPSGRTETWAFSAGTEAAVAGAGTIPRGLQISHTDERGKTDTAGYDAKGDLCRDQNTAGLVHDYTYDELGRRLTSKETSNTFPAGLTTTYAYTKLGQIAQVTEPGVTNLVTSVVHTRVTTNTYDDNGNKTQVTVSDATGGDTARTTTYAYDDDDRETYHTAGAGSFPWSTYATTYDPNGNVATKTDPNGTITSYTYTAHNQLATTTLQDFVDDPIAGTTPRDVVLESRAYDPAGRLATVTDAEGRTVQHLYWLDDLPFREVLQGFRPPAPAYGVLNASAAYDIVLAEHAYDAAGNEITTTTGGGLRTTSTEYDAAGRTTATVLDPQGVARRTDVTYDAGDNVTATQASAAGTSATERTEYTFDDASRPTSTTVFGDGVARYTNAVSYDQRGQVTSTVDPRGYVSGGAPNSAYVTDLVNDAAGNPAQRILPPVQVEENGGTATTDRPSEEVGHNTFGEVTQVRDARNQVTTTTYDHLGRVTQKTYPSYTPPAGGSAINPTESWLYDDAGKPISHTDTRGQTTTTVYDKLNRTVAITDPTLAGHSTGGVRRMVYDDAGNLTSEVNQDGAWTFHAYDDLNRVWATTRTEQWLTQVFNTYTSYDDAGDVTGTLLPDNYAAGAWSRSDYNGAGDVTATHDELGKTTTYTYDLAGRRVSTTDPLGRKTTTTYDRAGRPVTVGEYSPSNTLLRSTSTGYDDAGNVVSQTDANSHTTTATFDALSQRRTVTVPVSSSSSNSTSIGYDLGGNVTRVTDGRGNPTVTTYNSLGLVEKVIEPSTTAYPNLADRTWTTSYDAAADPVTVLAPGGVTRTSTYDVLGRLTAETGSGAGVASASRTLSYDLVGQLTGADAPSGTQTFTYNDRGLVTGASGPDGASSFTYDSTGRMSGRTDPAGTSTFTYSARSELATVTGTVTGGTRTLGYDDAGQITSVAYTGATRTFGYDNLGRTTSDTLTGPGSAVLRGQSYTYDNNDNRLSTTISGTGVAGAGTQSYAYDWANQLTSWTNQSSVTTAYGWDAAGNRTSKNGVTSTYDARNRLTSDGTATYTYTARGTLNTKTQGSTVTTTVFDAFGRLLADNEGGTLQNYTYDGLDRLATRNSGTFTYAGLEKEPATDYSSSFSRDPDGDLVAVGSTTGNWATVTDTHGDLVAAFTTAGALADSRSYDPFGDPVTTGSTAVHVGFQGSWTDPSTKRVDAQARWYTPGTGTFASRDTANLPITGTAASNRYTYAGANPLAYNDPTGFMLDGTPGTGTASTAGLSPEAQRQIAAMGADKFWAGVAAALAFQKAAATPKPAPPPPPALSPEAQRQIASMGADKFWAGVSAALAFQKAGVKAPAPVTKVSRPTPAPAPSSSLSPEAQRQIAVMGADKFWAGVTAAVAFQKAGVQQQTVRKASVGGPSGNTKPAAPSSPTNYNLASAIGMPVCTSLAMCLGAAGKDQGCLTIALCAGSKTTYPSAVDCRWKDINCLLNSGPGQAALMSIGGGESGDVAALRNLLALGGDFKSASLVDAAVADALKACGKSFTSGTLVLLADGTSRPIGQIKVGDRVRATDPITGKTAPQAVTKVWVNYDTDLLDLTIQTAHGRGVIHTTEHHPFFDETTRVWREAADLQVGDHLRTDSATVATVVATVILPAAHNMWDLTVDHTHTFYVLAANTSILVHNSGPNCPIDPIAVKIADHANDRALAGDGTHYVSGVDSRVLGFYVDGVINGNVPNLETRFLRNGRVGYWDPSKGAVVIEDGEGGTVFTPRDGYEYFRDELN